In one Umezawaea sp. Da 62-37 genomic region, the following are encoded:
- a CDS encoding nucleoside hydrolase, protein MTIPLIIDTDPGVDDAFALALAARSPEVDLLGVTTVFGNVSIEHTTRNAQRLLALLGSDAPVARGADRAIGVRQRDARHVHGDDGLSGMALALPVNDRIDPRDAVEFLRDTVDSSPVPVTIAAIGPLTNIARLLETHAGRIGRLVVMGGGIAGGNVTPAAEFNIWSDAEAAHRVLAEGPVLVPIDLTRRCAVDGGWLESLTGLVGTTLAGLTPRYREFYLAANGIDGILVHDAVAVAEAVRPGILTTRRHLLAVDTSNGPEHGALVPGGFAVDVAEDADVEGLREFLHERLSG, encoded by the coding sequence ATGACGATCCCGCTGATCATCGACACCGACCCCGGCGTGGACGACGCGTTCGCGCTGGCGCTGGCGGCCCGCAGTCCCGAGGTGGACCTGCTCGGCGTCACGACCGTGTTCGGCAACGTGTCGATCGAGCACACGACCCGCAACGCCCAGCGCCTGCTCGCCCTGCTGGGCAGCGACGCCCCGGTGGCGAGGGGGGCTGATCGGGCCATCGGGGTCCGGCAGCGGGACGCGCGGCACGTGCACGGGGACGACGGGCTGTCGGGGATGGCGCTCGCGTTGCCCGTCAACGACCGGATCGATCCGCGCGACGCGGTGGAGTTCCTGCGGGACACCGTCGACAGCAGTCCGGTGCCGGTGACCATCGCCGCCATCGGGCCGTTGACGAACATCGCGCGGTTGCTGGAGACGCACGCGGGGCGGATCGGGAGGCTGGTGGTCATGGGCGGGGGGATCGCGGGCGGGAACGTGACGCCCGCCGCGGAGTTCAACATCTGGAGCGACGCGGAGGCGGCTCACCGCGTGCTGGCGGAGGGGCCGGTCCTGGTGCCGATCGACCTGACCCGGCGGTGCGCGGTGGACGGGGGGTGGTTGGAGTCGTTGACGGGTCTGGTCGGGACCACGCTGGCGGGGCTCACGCCGCGGTACCGGGAGTTCTACCTGGCGGCGAACGGGATCGACGGGATCCTGGTGCACGACGCCGTGGCGGTCGCGGAGGCCGTCCGGCCGGGCATCCTGACCACCCGGCGGCACCTGCTGGCCGTGGACACGTCGAACGGGCCGGAGCACGGGGCGCTGGTGCCGGGCGGGTTCGCGGTGGACGTGGCCGAGGACGCGGATGTGGAGGGGCTGCGGGAGTTCCTGCACGAGCGGCTGAGCGGGTAG
- a CDS encoding WYL domain-containing protein — MNRTDRLYALVEELRAVSPRPRSASWLARRFEVSVRTVERDLEALRQTGVPIRSDVGRAGGYSLDRERTLPPVTLTDVEALAVSVALRTTAAPFAAAARRAGQKVSAVLPDGVRRREEALAGRVWRVGGQQGGGGAAGEVIGEAMVAGRVVRLRYADRAGVETARDVEPLGLLWGPHGWYLVGWCRLRVAVRGFQFDRIVSAEMSVERVEPREREWVAELERLDADPLTS, encoded by the coding sequence GTGAATCGCACCGATCGTCTGTACGCCCTGGTCGAGGAACTCCGCGCCGTGTCGCCGAGGCCGCGCAGCGCGTCCTGGTTGGCGCGGCGGTTCGAGGTCAGCGTGCGCACGGTCGAGCGCGATCTGGAGGCGTTGCGGCAGACGGGGGTGCCGATCCGGTCCGATGTCGGGCGGGCCGGTGGGTACAGCCTCGACCGGGAGCGGACGTTGCCGCCGGTGACGTTGACGGATGTCGAGGCGTTGGCGGTGAGCGTGGCGCTGCGGACCACGGCCGCGCCGTTCGCGGCGGCGGCGCGGCGGGCCGGGCAGAAGGTGTCGGCGGTGTTGCCGGACGGGGTGCGGCGGCGCGAGGAGGCGTTGGCGGGGCGGGTGTGGCGGGTTGGCGGGCAGCAAGGGGGTGGGGGCGCCGCCGGTGAGGTCATCGGGGAGGCGATGGTGGCCGGGCGGGTGGTGCGGCTGCGGTACGCGGACCGGGCGGGCGTGGAGACGGCGCGGGACGTGGAGCCGTTGGGGTTGTTGTGGGGGCCGCACGGCTGGTACCTGGTGGGGTGGTGCCGGTTGCGGGTGGCGGTGCGGGGGTTCCAGTTCGACCGGATCGTGTCGGCGGAGATGTCGGTCGAGCGGGTCGAGCCGAGGGAGCGGGAATGGGTGGCGGAACTGGAGCGGTTGGACGCGGATCCGCTGACGTCGTGA
- a CDS encoding LysR family transcriptional regulator → MANDSLDLGQLRTFVAIADHGGFGRAATALHLSQPAVSQHVRLLEKRLRQPLVEKDGRRTRFTASGERLLVEARRIIAAHDEAVRRLDATTLPPVVIGSTETAAEQVLPRLLTTLRDAYPGRGVQFHIDRSTQMTEAVLKGTIDLAVLLGFAGDTHGRLVGELPLHWYSAPARPVPQHDRALALVAYREPCGMRQLALRRLAEAGHQVEVAAESTSLEGVIAAARAGLGVAVLPSTGVTPHGLVQRHDLPELGVIGVHLATRRDLDTDLVATALDALEGFFDAAPASRLAG, encoded by the coding sequence ATGGCGAACGACTCCTTGGACCTCGGGCAGCTCCGGACCTTCGTCGCCATCGCGGACCACGGCGGCTTCGGCAGGGCGGCCACGGCGCTGCACCTGAGCCAGCCCGCGGTGAGCCAGCACGTTCGGCTGCTGGAGAAGCGGCTGCGGCAGCCGCTGGTGGAGAAGGACGGGCGGCGGACGCGGTTCACCGCGTCGGGCGAGCGGCTGCTGGTCGAGGCGCGGCGGATCATCGCGGCGCACGACGAGGCGGTGCGGCGGCTGGACGCGACGACCCTGCCGCCGGTGGTGATCGGGTCCACCGAGACCGCCGCCGAGCAGGTGCTGCCGCGGCTGCTGACCACGTTGCGCGACGCGTACCCCGGCCGCGGGGTGCAGTTCCACATCGACCGGTCCACCCAGATGACCGAGGCGGTGCTCAAGGGCACCATCGACCTGGCCGTGCTGCTGGGGTTCGCGGGCGACACCCACGGGCGGCTGGTCGGCGAACTGCCGCTGCACTGGTACTCCGCCCCGGCGCGACCGGTCCCCCAGCACGACCGGGCGTTGGCGCTGGTCGCCTACCGGGAACCCTGCGGGATGCGGCAGCTCGCCCTGCGGCGGCTCGCCGAGGCGGGGCACCAGGTGGAGGTGGCGGCGGAGTCGACCAGCCTCGAAGGGGTGATCGCGGCGGCGCGCGCCGGGCTCGGCGTGGCCGTCCTGCCCTCGACCGGGGTGACGCCGCACGGGCTGGTGCAACGCCACGACCTGCCGGAGCTGGGCGTGATCGGCGTGCACCTGGCCACCCGCAGGGACCTGGACACCGACCTGGTGGCCACGGCGCTGGACGCGTTGGAGGGCTTCTTCGACGCGGCACCGGCGTCGCGGCTCGCCGGATGA